The Frondihabitans australicus genome includes a region encoding these proteins:
- a CDS encoding alkaline phosphatase family protein, producing MGDLKGWRRITAIAVSAGVLCAAAVGVGSAASATTAAHSGGNQRGTTITTTGLKAGQIKHVWLIILENKSYDATFTGLNQNSYLWKTLPSEGVLLKNYYGTGHSSMDNYLSMVSGQAPEEDTQEDCSVANTNFGSNSSIVTKGANKGQVASLANASQPSKANAANGLNGCTYPTDTPTLFNQLDAAGKTWKGYAQDLGNQTGREDGVCGAPGSASNNPTTNPTYLSATAAHPLPAGVTSFTGAQANDQYVAKHFPFPWFSSLTGAVTTSGKVTPALTKPVQGGTDCDSNHIANLDSAKNGLYKDLQHESTTPAFSWITPNNCSDAHDAVCKGNNLSGSFTKSGQPIYQAGTPAPQSTTPVNYTGGLYASDLFLKYYIPMIEKSAAFKDGGLIDITFDEADPPFTYSGNSFNNANAYGPTLADQPNAANGIKTDAAGENLYGKNVTTEPTGVNSTLGTDSQGNQLYPGPGNNSFIDRPPVCTSTSPKVPANCVPGIVEGGSGSSPAARNDTALASTATSFVLDDSILADDTGRMVTDTTDTTGPGGTSPIPANTFVGTVSDTGPNPAATNASSVINGSFQLVDASGNPVTPTGSVSKITLSAEGAPGYLTAGQTADPLYDAKDATPGGGDTGSVLISPLIKPGTVSTTYYNHYSWLRTMEDIFQVGEGRDRQSLPGGSVSGGVDGLGHLGFAAQPGLAPFGPDVFNNTGNRHW from the coding sequence ATGGGAGATCTGAAAGGCTGGCGACGCATCACTGCGATCGCCGTGTCGGCGGGCGTGCTCTGCGCCGCCGCAGTGGGGGTCGGCAGTGCCGCCTCCGCCACTACCGCGGCACATTCCGGGGGAAACCAGCGTGGCACCACGATCACGACGACGGGCCTCAAGGCGGGTCAGATCAAGCACGTGTGGCTGATCATCCTCGAGAACAAGTCGTACGACGCGACCTTCACGGGCCTCAACCAGAACTCCTACCTCTGGAAGACGCTGCCGAGCGAGGGCGTCCTGCTCAAGAACTACTACGGCACCGGCCACTCGTCGATGGACAACTACCTGTCGATGGTCTCGGGCCAGGCTCCCGAGGAGGACACCCAGGAGGACTGCTCGGTCGCCAACACGAACTTCGGCAGCAACTCGTCGATCGTGACCAAGGGCGCGAACAAGGGCCAGGTCGCCTCGCTCGCGAACGCCTCGCAGCCCAGCAAGGCGAACGCCGCCAACGGCCTCAACGGCTGCACCTACCCGACCGACACCCCCACGCTCTTCAACCAGCTCGACGCCGCAGGCAAGACCTGGAAGGGCTACGCGCAGGATCTCGGCAACCAGACCGGCCGCGAAGACGGCGTCTGCGGCGCTCCCGGCTCGGCGTCGAACAATCCGACGACCAACCCCACGTACCTCAGCGCGACCGCGGCTCACCCGCTGCCCGCCGGAGTGACGAGCTTCACCGGGGCCCAGGCGAACGACCAGTACGTCGCGAAGCACTTCCCCTTCCCGTGGTTCTCCAGCCTCACCGGAGCCGTCACCACGAGCGGCAAGGTCACGCCCGCTCTCACGAAGCCCGTCCAGGGCGGCACCGACTGCGACTCGAACCACATCGCCAACCTCGACTCGGCGAAGAACGGCCTCTACAAGGACCTCCAGCACGAGTCCACGACGCCGGCCTTCAGCTGGATCACGCCGAACAACTGCTCGGACGCGCACGACGCGGTCTGCAAGGGCAACAACCTCTCGGGGTCGTTCACGAAGTCGGGCCAGCCGATCTACCAGGCCGGCACGCCCGCCCCGCAGTCGACCACCCCGGTCAACTACACCGGCGGCCTCTACGCCTCCGACCTGTTCCTCAAGTACTACATCCCGATGATCGAGAAGTCGGCGGCGTTCAAGGACGGCGGTCTGATCGACATCACGTTCGACGAGGCCGACCCGCCCTTCACCTACTCGGGCAACAGCTTCAACAACGCGAACGCCTACGGCCCCACGCTCGCCGACCAGCCGAACGCCGCCAACGGCATCAAGACCGACGCCGCAGGTGAGAACCTCTACGGCAAGAACGTCACCACGGAGCCGACCGGCGTCAACTCGACGCTAGGAACCGACTCGCAGGGCAACCAGCTCTACCCCGGGCCCGGCAACAACTCGTTCATCGACCGTCCGCCGGTGTGCACCTCGACCTCGCCGAAGGTGCCCGCGAACTGCGTGCCCGGCATCGTCGAGGGCGGCTCGGGCAGCAGCCCGGCGGCTCGCAACGACACGGCGCTGGCATCGACCGCGACGAGCTTCGTGCTCGACGACTCGATCCTCGCCGACGACACCGGCCGCATGGTCACCGACACGACCGACACGACCGGCCCCGGCGGCACCAGCCCGATCCCGGCCAACACGTTCGTCGGCACCGTGAGCGACACCGGTCCCAACCCGGCCGCCACGAACGCCAGCTCGGTCATCAACGGCTCGTTCCAGCTCGTCGACGCCTCGGGCAACCCGGTCACCCCGACGGGCAGCGTCTCGAAGATCACGCTGAGCGCCGAGGGAGCCCCCGGCTACCTCACCGCCGGCCAGACCGCCGACCCGCTGTACGACGCGAAAGACGCGACCCCCGGCGGCGGCGACACCGGCAGCGTCCTGATCAGCCCGCTGATCAAGCCCGGCACGGTCTCGACGACGTACTACAACCACTACAGCTGGCTGCGGACCATGGAGGACATCTTCCAGGTCGGCGAGGGCCGCGACCGCCAGTCGCTGCCGGGCGGCTCGGTCTCGGGTGGCGTCGACGGACTCGGACACCTCGGGTTCGCCGCGCAGCCGGGCCTCGCGCCCTTCGGGCCGGACGTGTTCAACAACACGGGGAACAGGCACTGGTGA
- the lgt gene encoding prolipoprotein diacylglyceryl transferase, whose amino-acid sequence MLDSMFHGGIPSPPVNHFDLGPLEIHYYAICIVVGIAIACWVTNGRMVKRGLGSGTIIDIAIWAVPIGIVGGRFYHVVTHPGDYFAAGDNLLNVFAIWEGGLAIFGSILCGTLGAYIGCRRAKVPFALFADAVIPGLLLAQAFGRLGNYFNQELYGGPTTLPWGLQISPDNAAYPAGVPAGTLFQPLFLYEMLWNILGAVLILTVGRRLALKLGQTAGFYFLWYGAARAFLEYLRLDPTEFYLFGLKINEDVAIAAAIFGLIVIIVSGRRGHPAIPESPPAAVAATEADTDSEAGVSAV is encoded by the coding sequence ATGCTCGACAGCATGTTCCATGGCGGCATACCCAGCCCCCCGGTCAACCATTTCGACCTGGGCCCCCTCGAGATCCACTACTACGCGATCTGCATCGTGGTCGGCATCGCCATCGCATGCTGGGTGACGAACGGCCGCATGGTCAAGCGGGGCCTCGGCTCCGGCACCATCATCGACATCGCGATCTGGGCGGTGCCGATCGGCATCGTCGGCGGTCGGTTCTACCACGTGGTCACGCACCCGGGCGACTACTTCGCCGCGGGCGACAACCTGCTCAACGTCTTCGCGATCTGGGAGGGCGGGCTCGCGATCTTCGGGTCGATCCTCTGCGGCACGCTCGGCGCCTACATCGGCTGCCGCCGGGCGAAGGTGCCGTTCGCGCTGTTCGCCGACGCCGTGATCCCCGGCCTGCTGCTGGCGCAGGCCTTCGGCCGGCTCGGAAACTACTTCAACCAGGAGCTCTACGGCGGCCCGACCACGCTGCCGTGGGGTCTGCAGATCTCGCCCGACAACGCGGCCTACCCCGCGGGCGTGCCGGCCGGGACGCTGTTCCAGCCGCTCTTCCTCTACGAGATGCTCTGGAACATCCTCGGCGCCGTGCTGATCCTCACGGTCGGCCGACGCCTCGCACTCAAGCTCGGGCAGACCGCCGGTTTCTACTTCCTCTGGTACGGCGCCGCGCGCGCCTTCCTCGAGTACCTCCGCCTCGACCCCACCGAGTTCTACCTGTTCGGTCTCAAGATCAACGAGGACGTCGCCATCGCCGCCGCGATCTTCGGCCTGATCGTGATCATCGTGAGTGGGCGTCGAGGGCATCCGGCGATCCCGGAGTCACCGCCGGCGGCGGTGGCCGCCACCGAGGCCGACACCGATTCGGAGGCAGGCGTGTCCGCTGTATGA
- a CDS encoding HdeD family acid-resistance protein, which produces MATPTPLSRNTVLFHRGWVIGVAVVAIVLGLIGLIFPGTSLVAVAIVFGIALVVVGLRRIVHSYTASDLTRGMRWFAGILGALTLVAGILCWIDPFRSLSVLGYLIGFAWIFEGASSLIGGAVGYVGGARWLTIVAGVVSLLAGVVMILLPLVALSAFLTVGSIVLIVIGVTMLLLLPRRAAM; this is translated from the coding sequence ATGGCCACGCCGACGCCGCTGAGTCGCAACACCGTCCTCTTCCACCGCGGCTGGGTGATCGGCGTCGCCGTCGTCGCGATCGTTCTCGGGCTCATCGGCCTCATCTTCCCCGGCACGTCGCTCGTGGCCGTCGCCATCGTCTTCGGCATCGCTCTCGTGGTCGTCGGACTGCGCAGGATCGTGCACTCCTACACGGCGAGCGACCTCACCCGGGGAATGCGCTGGTTCGCAGGCATCCTGGGGGCGCTCACGCTCGTCGCCGGCATCCTGTGCTGGATCGACCCGTTCCGCTCGCTGTCCGTGCTCGGCTACCTCATCGGCTTCGCGTGGATCTTCGAGGGGGCGAGCAGCCTGATCGGCGGAGCCGTCGGCTACGTCGGCGGGGCGCGATGGCTGACGATCGTGGCCGGCGTGGTGAGCCTCCTGGCGGGAGTGGTGATGATCCTGCTGCCGCTCGTGGCCCTGTCGGCGTTCCTCACGGTGGGGTCGATCGTGCTGATCGTGATCGGCGTCACCATGCTCCTGCTGCTGCCTCGTCGCGCCGCGATGTAG
- a CDS encoding PLD nuclease N-terminal domain-containing protein produces MPYLFEAVTVILIIVALVDLIPRQDHEIQHMPKVVWALLIILIPVVGVVLWFVIGRQYRAPQQYRTTRDPHETSAPMPHPASNRVKTTEEELADLDREIEFYEKQAKLKRLQSEVDGAPDEQTT; encoded by the coding sequence ATGCCGTACTTGTTCGAGGCCGTCACGGTCATCCTCATCATCGTGGCGCTCGTCGATCTGATCCCGCGCCAGGACCACGAGATCCAGCACATGCCGAAGGTGGTGTGGGCGCTGCTGATCATCCTCATCCCGGTCGTCGGCGTCGTCCTGTGGTTCGTCATCGGTCGCCAGTACCGGGCGCCGCAGCAGTACCGCACCACGCGCGACCCGCACGAGACGTCGGCGCCGATGCCGCACCCGGCGTCGAACCGCGTGAAGACGACCGAGGAGGAGCTCGCCGACCTCGACCGCGAGATCGAGTTCTACGAGAAGCAGGCGAAGCTCAAGCGCCTCCAGTCGGAGGTCGACGGCGCACCCGACGAGCAGACGACCTAG
- a CDS encoding esterase-like activity of phytase family protein, whose product MRRSLALAALAAAALAGGLLTAAPANAVPSTGLVIDEVYGGGGNSGATYTNDFVEIANQGAAAVDLSGYTVQYHSKSATGTWQATTLTGSIAPGDFYLVQEAKGSGGTTALPTPDATGTIAMSATDGTVALVDGTTALTCSDSAACESASVDLVGFGGAALAEGSPATGASNTASVQRLAAADTDDNSADFAAGTPTPGAANTATAPTGPTGPAPTPGDVRIHDIQGASWVSPLNGQNVENVPGIVTGLRTSGSSKGYWIQDPTPDSNPATSEGVFVYTSTTPTVKVGDSVLVTATVKDYYPLASGDTTATTSNLSVTELEDPTAYVVSSGNALPAPVVIGPSSVPATYAPDLSGASIESTPITPTRSALDYYESLEGMRVEVDDARVVGPSDQYGEQYVTTKPTQLESARGGTLLTAENATPSGRLEVVEASGDNPEVSVGDVFTGATVGPIDWSQYGGYTLDATTLGAVKSAGLTASVATKAQSDQLSVATYNVENLAPSDPASKFAALAKGVVTNLASPDILTVEEVQDDTGATDDGTVAAGTTIDKLTAAIAAAGGPTYSSREIDPVNDADGGQPGGNIRVVFLYNAKRVTFDDRGSASTNRSTTATAVTKVHGSPDLTLSPGRIDPTNSAWTSSRKPLVGEFTFRGRKVFVIGNHFDAKLGDQNADGRFQYPAQSSAAQRQQQATLVHDFTAQILKVDKNAAVVVAGDLNDYQFSPALATLTGKPLHGTGSPILTDLITTLPANQQYTYDYDGISEVLDHILVTKGVGTPDYQVIHLNSEFANQVSDHDPQVVRIFGHAAPPSNLVPPSAAALSYSDALDKLVYKGTEVGGLSSLAYDTRSGAWISAVDNHADDPSRIWFFRNLNDPTVTRQPLVLKNTQGVPYTGLTADNEGLAVLPDGDYLVSSETEPSIRIFGRDGVEKSQLPVPGRFAVTGTTLSGAGLSGPAVPGEATSNATLEGLSISPSGHTIVAAMEGALSGDVSAAGDATSHRLLVYTEKTTWTRHGLSTTWVLTKQVGYRADTGNRIPEVALVSDDRLIVEEAAFTADAGNSVELYSVSGLSRAADVSRVANLSAAPASQILSKTLVADLVKGPTLGATALETQTNPLLDNYEGMAITGVGPGGTVGVSLISDDNFGALQRTRVLNLAVKLPR is encoded by the coding sequence ATGCGACGATCACTCGCACTGGCGGCACTCGCGGCCGCGGCACTGGCCGGAGGGCTGCTGACCGCGGCTCCTGCGAACGCCGTGCCATCGACCGGCCTCGTCATCGACGAGGTGTACGGCGGCGGCGGCAACTCGGGCGCCACCTACACCAACGACTTCGTCGAGATCGCCAACCAAGGCGCGGCGGCCGTCGACCTCAGCGGCTACACGGTGCAGTACCACTCGAAGTCGGCGACCGGCACCTGGCAGGCGACGACGCTGACCGGCTCGATCGCCCCCGGCGACTTCTACCTCGTGCAGGAGGCGAAGGGCTCCGGCGGCACGACCGCCCTCCCGACCCCCGACGCCACCGGAACGATCGCGATGAGCGCCACCGACGGCACCGTCGCCCTCGTCGACGGCACCACGGCCCTCACCTGCTCCGACAGCGCCGCCTGCGAGTCGGCCAGCGTCGACCTCGTCGGCTTCGGCGGCGCGGCGCTCGCCGAGGGCAGCCCCGCCACGGGCGCTTCGAACACGGCCTCGGTGCAGCGTCTCGCCGCGGCCGACACCGACGACAACTCGGCCGACTTCGCCGCAGGCACCCCGACCCCGGGCGCCGCGAACACCGCGACGGCCCCGACCGGCCCCACCGGCCCGGCGCCGACGCCCGGCGACGTGCGCATCCACGACATCCAGGGCGCCTCGTGGGTCTCGCCGCTGAACGGCCAGAATGTCGAGAACGTGCCCGGCATCGTCACGGGTCTCCGCACCTCCGGCAGCAGCAAGGGCTATTGGATTCAGGATCCGACGCCCGACAGCAATCCCGCCACCTCCGAGGGCGTCTTCGTCTACACCTCCACGACCCCGACCGTGAAGGTCGGCGACTCGGTGCTGGTCACCGCCACCGTGAAGGACTACTACCCCCTCGCCTCGGGCGACACGACGGCCACCACGTCGAACCTCTCGGTGACCGAGCTGGAAGACCCGACGGCGTACGTCGTCTCGTCGGGCAACGCTCTGCCTGCTCCTGTGGTCATCGGCCCCTCGTCGGTGCCCGCCACCTACGCCCCCGACCTCTCGGGCGCGAGCATCGAGTCGACCCCCATCACTCCGACCCGCTCGGCGCTCGACTACTACGAGTCGCTCGAGGGCATGCGGGTCGAGGTCGACGACGCCCGCGTCGTCGGCCCGAGCGACCAGTACGGCGAGCAGTACGTCACCACGAAGCCGACCCAGCTCGAGAGCGCCCGCGGCGGCACGCTGCTCACGGCCGAGAACGCCACCCCGTCGGGTCGCCTCGAGGTCGTCGAGGCGTCAGGTGACAACCCCGAGGTCTCGGTCGGCGACGTCTTCACCGGCGCGACGGTCGGCCCGATCGACTGGTCGCAGTACGGCGGCTACACGCTCGACGCGACGACCCTCGGCGCGGTGAAGAGCGCCGGCCTGACGGCGAGCGTCGCCACGAAGGCTCAGAGCGACCAGCTGTCGGTCGCGACCTACAACGTCGAGAACCTGGCCCCGTCGGATCCTGCGTCGAAATTCGCTGCCCTCGCCAAGGGCGTCGTGACCAACCTCGCCTCGCCCGACATCCTCACGGTCGAGGAGGTGCAGGACGACACCGGCGCCACGGACGACGGCACCGTCGCCGCGGGCACCACGATCGACAAGCTGACGGCGGCCATCGCCGCGGCCGGCGGACCGACCTACTCGTCGCGGGAGATCGACCCGGTCAATGACGCCGACGGAGGCCAGCCGGGCGGCAACATCCGCGTCGTGTTCCTCTACAACGCGAAGCGGGTGACGTTCGACGACCGCGGCTCGGCCTCGACGAACCGCTCCACGACGGCCACCGCGGTGACGAAGGTGCACGGCTCGCCCGACCTCACGCTCTCGCCCGGCCGCATCGACCCGACGAACTCGGCCTGGACCTCGAGCCGCAAGCCGCTCGTCGGCGAGTTCACCTTCCGCGGGCGCAAGGTCTTCGTGATCGGCAACCACTTCGACGCCAAGCTCGGCGACCAGAACGCCGACGGCCGGTTCCAGTACCCGGCGCAGTCGTCGGCCGCCCAGCGCCAGCAGCAGGCGACGCTGGTGCACGACTTCACCGCGCAGATCCTCAAGGTCGACAAGAACGCGGCCGTCGTCGTAGCGGGCGACCTGAACGACTACCAGTTCAGCCCGGCGCTCGCGACGCTGACGGGGAAGCCGCTTCACGGGACCGGATCGCCGATCCTGACCGACCTCATCACCACGCTGCCGGCGAACCAGCAGTACACGTACGACTACGACGGCATCAGCGAGGTGCTCGACCACATCCTGGTGACCAAGGGCGTCGGCACGCCCGACTACCAGGTGATCCACCTCAACTCGGAGTTCGCGAACCAGGTGTCCGACCACGACCCTCAGGTCGTTCGGATCTTCGGCCACGCCGCGCCGCCGTCGAACCTGGTGCCGCCGTCGGCCGCCGCGCTGAGCTACAGCGACGCGCTCGACAAGCTCGTCTACAAGGGCACCGAGGTCGGCGGCCTGTCGTCGCTCGCCTACGACACGCGCTCGGGCGCCTGGATCTCGGCGGTCGACAACCACGCCGACGACCCGTCGCGGATCTGGTTCTTCCGCAACCTGAACGACCCCACCGTGACCCGTCAGCCGCTCGTGCTGAAGAACACCCAGGGCGTGCCCTACACCGGTCTCACGGCCGACAACGAGGGCCTCGCGGTGCTGCCCGACGGCGACTACCTGGTGAGCTCCGAGACCGAGCCGTCGATCAGGATCTTCGGTCGCGACGGCGTCGAGAAGAGCCAGCTGCCGGTGCCCGGTCGGTTCGCCGTCACCGGCACGACGCTGAGCGGCGCAGGGCTCTCCGGGCCGGCCGTGCCGGGCGAGGCCACCTCCAACGCCACGCTCGAGGGGCTGTCGATCTCGCCGTCGGGCCACACGATCGTGGCGGCGATGGAGGGCGCGCTCTCGGGCGACGTCTCCGCCGCCGGAGACGCCACGTCGCACCGTCTGCTCGTCTACACGGAGAAGACCACGTGGACGCGCCACGGGCTGTCGACCACGTGGGTGCTCACCAAGCAGGTAGGCTACCGCGCCGACACGGGCAACCGGATCCCCGAGGTCGCGCTGGTCTCCGACGACCGGCTGATCGTCGAGGAGGCCGCGTTCACGGCCGACGCCGGCAACTCGGTCGAGCTGTACTCGGTGTCGGGGCTGTCGCGCGCGGCCGACGTGAGTCGCGTGGCGAACCTGTCCGCTGCTCCTGCGTCGCAGATCCTGTCGAAGACGCTGGTCGCCGACCTGGTCAAGGGGCCGACGCTCGGCGCCACCGCCCTCGAGACGCAGACGAACCCGCTGCTCGACAACTACGAGGGCATGGCGATCACGGGTGTCGGGCCGGGAGGGACCGTCGGGGTCAGCCTGATCTCGGACGACAACTTCGGCGCCCTCCAGCGCACCCGCGTGCTCAACCTGGCGGTGAAGCTGCCCCGCTAG
- a CDS encoding LCP family protein, with protein MHPGEASEPSAPRGEASAEANSTANAEANATSNATPLARHGRLPRRHPVVSLIKGLAIALVVVVVSAGSIGAIATWQILGGAKPTAQFTAAVPSGAASTAPAVSAYSGEVNMLVVATDTRTGQGAAFSDPADQRASSGAGQNDTNLLVHINADHSQMLVISLPRDLEFPFPACPNGSGGTTPASSQAMLNTALVRGGTKGGLQCAADAVSQLTGVRIDYAALATFSDVVSMSNAIGGVTVCLATPIDDDNVTPALHLKAGNVNLVGAQAGAFLRSREGVGYGGDTSRISSQQIFMSAMMRKIVSAGTLTNPVKLYGLASTAVRSVQLSSTLDPKTLVTIGLAIKGIGLSNMVFLAYPNLPDPADSNRVIPDPAGVAILRSALQSGTHVALSPNSLGQAAVTQSPAAQGAPATSAPATPPAAPATKPSGAGSGAPTPQSTSAVLPGTATGQNASQQTCAAKKY; from the coding sequence ATGCACCCGGGGGAAGCTTCAGAGCCGTCAGCGCCGAGGGGCGAAGCGAGCGCCGAAGCGAACTCCACTGCGAACGCCGAAGCGAACGCGACCTCGAACGCCACGCCGCTCGCCCGCCACGGTCGGCTGCCGAGGCGCCACCCGGTCGTCTCGCTGATCAAGGGCCTCGCGATCGCCCTGGTCGTCGTGGTGGTGAGCGCCGGATCGATCGGCGCGATCGCCACCTGGCAGATCCTGGGCGGGGCGAAGCCGACGGCGCAGTTCACGGCAGCCGTGCCGTCCGGAGCGGCGTCGACCGCGCCGGCAGTCAGCGCGTACTCGGGCGAAGTGAACATGCTCGTCGTCGCCACCGACACCCGGACCGGCCAGGGCGCGGCCTTCTCCGACCCCGCCGACCAGCGCGCGTCGTCGGGAGCCGGGCAGAACGACACGAACCTCCTGGTGCACATCAACGCCGACCACTCGCAGATGCTCGTGATCAGCCTTCCGCGCGACCTCGAGTTCCCGTTCCCGGCGTGCCCGAACGGCTCAGGCGGCACCACGCCCGCGAGCAGCCAGGCGATGCTGAACACGGCGCTCGTCCGCGGCGGGACGAAGGGCGGCCTGCAGTGCGCCGCCGACGCGGTGAGCCAGCTGACCGGCGTGCGCATCGACTACGCCGCCCTCGCGACGTTCTCGGACGTCGTCTCCATGTCGAACGCGATCGGCGGCGTCACGGTGTGCCTGGCGACGCCGATCGACGACGACAACGTCACGCCGGCGCTGCACCTGAAGGCCGGAAACGTGAACCTCGTCGGCGCGCAGGCCGGTGCGTTCCTCCGTTCGCGCGAGGGCGTCGGCTACGGCGGCGACACCAGTCGCATCTCGAGCCAGCAGATCTTCATGTCGGCCATGATGCGCAAGATCGTCTCGGCGGGCACCCTCACGAACCCGGTGAAGCTCTACGGCCTGGCGTCGACAGCCGTCCGCAGCGTCCAGCTCTCGTCGACCCTCGACCCGAAGACGCTCGTCACGATCGGTCTCGCCATCAAGGGCATCGGCCTGTCGAACATGGTGTTCCTCGCCTACCCGAACCTCCCCGACCCCGCCGACAGCAACCGGGTGATCCCCGACCCCGCCGGCGTGGCGATCCTCCGCTCGGCGCTGCAGAGCGGCACGCACGTGGCGCTCTCGCCGAACAGCCTCGGTCAGGCGGCGGTGACGCAGTCGCCGGCGGCACAGGGAGCGCCTGCGACGTCGGCCCCGGCGACGCCTCCCGCTGCTCCTGCGACCAAGCCTTCGGGCGCAGGATCAGGAGCCCCGACGCCTCAGAGCACCTCGGCCGTGCTCCCCGGCACCGCGACGGGCCAGAACGCGTCGCAGCAGACCTGCGCGGCCAAGAAGTACTGA
- a CDS encoding alpha/beta hydrolase-fold protein, with the protein MSGRSVSRTALVTPETEVGAGAGRIRSRHDLTPGPPHAPRRRCRRRPGRGDGRRRRRPRRPARPLDDLPRPRARRRRGHRAARRRGSGRHGHLRLTQASREDRRLLDRLPAGLDSGRPPAVAVVLHGFGGSHASAFDRNFHLDRFLAAAVKSGAAPFALASVDGGNTYWHRRATGEDSGAMVADEFLPLLASKGLDTGRIGLLGWSMGAYGALLIGGQLGSARVAAVTAESVALWHTADRATASAFDGAADFAEHTLYGRQHLLDGVAVRVDCGTGDGFCPNDRDYVAGFATRPAGGFTPGGHDSAYWRRIAPAQMTFLAAHLTKG; encoded by the coding sequence GTGTCCGGCAGATCCGTCTCGAGGACCGCTCTCGTCACTCCCGAGACCGAGGTGGGCGCAGGAGCCGGGCGGATACGGTCGCGACATGACCTCACGCCTGGCCCGCCGCACGCTCCTCGTCGGCGGTGCCGCCGTCGTCCTGGCCGGGGCGACGGGCGCCGTCGCCGTCGACCGCGGCGTCCTGCCCGGCCGCTCGACGATCTACCGCGACCTCGGGCTCGACGGCGCCGCGGGCACCGTGCCGCACGTCGCCGCGGGAGCGGTCGTCACGGGCACCTTCGTCTCACCCAAGCGTCTCGGGAAGACCGTCGGCTACTCGATCGCCTACCCGCCGGGCTCGACTCCGGGCGACCACCTGCCGTCGCCGTCGTGCTGCACGGCTTCGGCGGCTCGCACGCGTCGGCGTTCGACCGGAACTTCCATCTCGACCGGTTCCTGGCCGCCGCGGTGAAGTCCGGAGCGGCGCCGTTCGCTCTGGCGTCGGTCGACGGCGGCAACACGTACTGGCATCGGCGGGCGACGGGGGAGGACTCCGGAGCGATGGTCGCCGACGAGTTCCTCCCGCTCCTGGCCTCCAAGGGCCTCGACACGGGTCGCATCGGCCTGCTCGGCTGGTCGATGGGCGCGTACGGGGCGCTGCTGATCGGCGGGCAGCTCGGGTCCGCTCGAGTGGCGGCCGTCACGGCTGAGAGCGTCGCCCTCTGGCACACTGCCGACCGGGCGACCGCCTCGGCCTTCGACGGCGCCGCCGACTTCGCCGAGCACACGCTGTACGGCCGCCAGCACCTTCTCGACGGCGTAGCCGTGAGGGTCGACTGCGGCACGGGCGACGGGTTCTGCCCGAACGACCGCGACTACGTGGCCGGATTCGCGACGAGGCCGGCCGGCGGATTCACGCCGGGCGGGCACGACTCGGCGTACTGGCGCCGCATCGCACCCGCCCAGATGACCTTCCTGGCCGCGCACCTCACCAAGGGCTAG